In one window of Microbacterium natoriense DNA:
- a CDS encoding Lrp/AsnC family transcriptional regulator → MAKAQLDEVDLEILAILTRDAEITNKSLAHRLGLAESTCAHRVRALRERGVIRDTRIRVDGAALGFPLQAIIKVRLANHTGEKVTALFDALVSIPRRAAGVPRRGGRRLPRARRRAGRDGAA, encoded by the coding sequence TTGGCGAAAGCGCAACTCGATGAGGTCGATCTCGAGATCCTCGCGATCCTGACCCGCGACGCCGAGATCACGAACAAGTCCCTCGCGCACCGGCTGGGTCTCGCCGAGTCGACGTGCGCACACCGGGTGCGGGCGCTGCGCGAGCGCGGCGTCATCCGCGACACCCGCATCCGCGTCGACGGCGCCGCCCTCGGATTCCCGCTGCAGGCGATCATCAAGGTGCGTCTCGCGAACCACACCGGGGAGAAGGTCACGGCGCTGTTCGACGCGCTGGTGAGCATCCCCCGGCGTGCTGCAGGTGTTCCACGTCGCGGGGGTCGACGACTTCCTCGTGCACGTCGCCGTGCAGGACGCGACGGCGCTGCGTGA